In Macaca fascicularis isolate 582-1 chromosome X, T2T-MFA8v1.1, one DNA window encodes the following:
- the LOC102144907 gene encoding ferritin heavy polypeptide-like 17 encodes MATAQPSQVRQKYDTNCEAAINSHIRLELYTSYLYLSMAFYFNRDDVALENFFRYFLRLSDDKMEHAQKLMKLQNLRGGRIRLHDIRKPERQGWESGLVAMESAFHLEKNVNQSLLELYQLAVEKGDPQLCHFLESHYLHQQVKTIKELGGYVSNLRKICSPEAGLAEYLFDKLTLGSRVKET; translated from the coding sequence ATGGCCACCGCCCAGCCTTCGCAGGTCCGCCAGAAATACGACACCAACTGCGAGGCCGCCATCAACAGCCACATCAGGCTGGAGCTCTACACCTCCTACCTGTACCTGTCCATGGCTTTCTACTTCAACCGGGACGACGTGGCCCTGGAGAACTTCTTCCGCTACTTCCTGCGCCTGTCGGACGACAAGATGGAGCATGCCCAGAAGCTGATGAAGCTTCAGAACCTGCGCGGTGGCCGCATCCGCCTTCACGATATCAGGAAGCCAGAGCGCCAAGGCTGGGAGAGCGGGCTAGTGGCTATGGAGTCCGCCTTCCACCTGGAGAAGAACGTCAACCAGAGCCTGCTGGAGCTGTACCAGCTGGCCGTGGAGAAGGGCGACCCCCAGCTGTGCCACTTCCTGGAGAGCCACTACCTGCACCAGCAAGTCAAGACCATCAAAGAGCTGGGTGGCTACGTGAGCAACCTGCGCAAGATATGTTCCCCGGAAGCCGGCCTGGCTGAGTACCTGTTCGACAAGCTCACCCTGGGCAGCCGCGTCAAAGAGACCTGA